A genome region from Benincasa hispida cultivar B227 unplaced genomic scaffold, ASM972705v1 Contig581, whole genome shotgun sequence includes the following:
- the LOC120069758 gene encoding 26S proteasome regulatory subunit 6A homolog, with protein sequence MSTAMVEDSNFEDDQLASMTTDDIVRASRLLDNEIRILKEEVQRTNLELESIKEKIKENQEKIKLNKQLPYLVGNIVEILEMNPEDEAEEDGANIDLDSQRKGKCVVLKTSTRQTIFLPVVGLVDPDKLKPGDLVGVNKDSYLILDTLPSEYDSRVKAMEVDEKPTEDYNDIGGLEKQIQELVEAIVLPMTHKERFQKLGIRPPKGVLLYGPPGTGKTLMARACAAQTNATFLKLAGPQLVQMFIGDGAKLVRDAFQLAKEKSPCIIFIDEIDAIGTKRFDSEVSGDREVQRTMLELLNQLDGFSSDERIKVIAATNRADILDPALMRSGRLDRKIEFPHPTEEARARIMQIHSRKMNVHPDVNFEELARSTDDFNGAQLKAVCVEAGMLALRRDATEVNHEDFNEGIIQVQAKKKASLNYYA encoded by the exons ATGTCGACGGCTATGGTTGAAGATTCCAATTTCGAAGATGATCAGCTTGCTTCCATGACCACCGACGACATTGTTAGGGCTTCTCGTCTTCTCGACAATGAGATCCGAATTCTCAAG GAAGAGGTGCAAAGAACAAATCTGGAGTTGGAATCAATCAAAGAAAAGATAAAGGAGAATCAGGAGAAGATTAAACTCAATAAGCAGCTGCCTTACTTGGTCGGCAACATTGTCGAG ATTTTGGAAATGAACCCAGAAGATGAAGCAGAAGAAGATGGTGCAAATATTGATCTCGACTcacaaaggaaaggaaaatgTGTTGTACTGAAGACATCCACTCGCCAG ACTATCTTTTTACCTGTTGTTGGGCTTGTGGATCCTGATAAGTTAAAGCCAGGTGACTTGGTCGGCGTAAACAAGGATAGTTACCTAATTTTGGATACTCTGCCATCTGAGTATGATTCTCGAGTGAAGGCTATGGAGGTTGATGAGAAACCTACAGAAGACTATAATGACATTGGAGGGCTGGAAAAGCAG ATCCAAGAACTAGTGGAGGCCATTGTCTTACCCATGACTCATAAAGAGCGGTTTCAGAAACTAGGAATTCGTCCGCCTAAAGGTGTGCTTTTGTATGGACCTCCTGGCACTGGTAAAACTTTGATGGCACGTGCATGTGCAGCACAAacaaatgctaccttcttgAAGTTGGCTGGCCCACAACTTGTCCAG ATGTTCATTGGTGATGGAGCCAAACTTGTTCGAGATGCTTTTCAGCTTGCAAAAGAAAAATCcccatgcatcatttttattgaTGAAATTGATGCTATTGGAACAAAGCGATTTGATAG TGAAGTAAGTGGAGACAGGGAGGTGCAGCGAACCATGTTGGAGTTACTCAATCAACTGGATGGGTTTAGTAGCGATGAACGTATCAAG GTTATAGCTGCAACAAATCGTGCTGATATTCTTGATCCAGCACTCATGCGTTCTGGTAGATTAGATCGGAAGATCGAGTTTCCTCATCCAACTGAAGAAGCGAGAGCTCGCATCATGCAG ATCCACTCAAGGAAGATGAATGTCCACCCAGATGTCAATTTTGAAGAACTAGCTCGGTCGACTGACGACTTCAATGGTGCACAACTAAAAGCAGTTTGTGTTGAGGCCGGCATGCTGGCTCTTCGCCGTGATGCAACTGAG GTGAACCATGAGGACTTCAATGAAGGTATCATCCAGGTTCAAGCCAAGAAGAAAGCAAGCCTGAATTATTATGCTTAG
- the LOC120069759 gene encoding uncharacterized protein LOC120069759: MGFILLILGLVLHFTHAIPLNKQLYTFSYICVTSGAAALVFSVFYTLVDICGLRYLFLPLEWIGMNAMLVYVMAAAGIFAGFINGWYYEDPHNTLETRNGNVIKQALRYIG, translated from the exons TTATTTTAGgacttgttcttcatttcacTCACG CAATTCCATTGAATAAACAGTTGTATACGTTTAGCTACATCTGTGTGACATCGGGAGCTGCAGCATTGGTTTTCTCAGTCTTCTACACTTTG GTTGATATCTGTGGTCTAAGGTACTTGTTTCTACCATTGGAGTGGATCGGGATGAACGCGATGCTCGTGTATGTTATGGCAGCTGCTGGCATTTTTGCAGGTTTCATCAATGGGTGGTATTATGAAGACCCCCACAACACACTG GAAACAAGAAACGGGAACGTTATCAAGCAGGCCTTGAG ATATATTGGATAA